A genomic window from Sporosarcina sp. Marseille-Q4063 includes:
- a CDS encoding uroporphyrinogen-III synthase produces the protein MKESEPLKGKTVVFTGTPKSEDVFDLVRTYGGDPVSLPLIKVAELIEPTDKLRLEASPSYDWLIFTSQTAVSAFEAKMKRHGVSADMIPSNIAAIGTRTAAALEKIGFSVQFIPTVFSADVFVKEFDPEENDIRRLLFLRGSIAGPTISEELPFEVDEWTIYKTEKAGENTEALVDLLQREKAVSVLFASPSAVEIFAEEVAPKTGWDGYTVGAIGHVTEKALKEVGATVHVRPETYTLKHLVDKLASRKDVTFG, from the coding sequence ATGAAGGAAAGTGAACCTTTAAAAGGGAAGACAGTCGTCTTTACCGGAACGCCGAAGTCAGAAGATGTATTTGATTTGGTAAGAACGTACGGGGGAGATCCAGTATCTCTCCCGCTAATAAAAGTCGCGGAATTAATAGAGCCTACTGATAAATTACGCCTTGAAGCTAGTCCGTCTTATGATTGGCTTATTTTCACAAGTCAAACTGCCGTATCGGCATTTGAAGCGAAAATGAAGCGCCACGGCGTATCTGCTGACATGATTCCATCAAATATCGCGGCAATCGGCACACGCACCGCAGCCGCACTTGAAAAAATCGGGTTTTCAGTGCAATTTATCCCGACAGTTTTTAGTGCAGATGTTTTCGTGAAAGAATTTGACCCAGAGGAAAATGATATTCGCCGATTATTATTTCTACGAGGATCGATTGCAGGACCTACAATCAGTGAGGAATTGCCGTTTGAAGTTGATGAATGGACAATCTATAAAACTGAAAAAGCCGGAGAAAACACAGAAGCGCTTGTGGATTTATTGCAACGCGAAAAGGCTGTTTCGGTGTTATTTGCGAGTCCATCAGCTGTCGAGATATTCGCAGAAGAAGTGGCACCCAAAACCGGGTGGGACGGCTACACTGTAGGAGCTATCGGGCATGTCACTGAAAAAGCACTGAAAGAAGTCGGTGCTACTGTTCATGTCCGACCTGAGACATATACTTTAAAGCATCTCGTCGATAAATTGGCGAGCCGAAAGGATGTTACGTTTGGATAA
- a CDS encoding valine--tRNA ligase → MSTEDLSMPTKYEPGTIENGRYQWWLEGKYFEAQPESGKEPYTIVIPPPNVTGVLHLGHAWDTTLQDILTRMKRMQGYDALWLPGMDHAGIATQARVEARLRTEGKSRYDLGREKFIEETWNWKEEYASHIREQWAKLGLGLDYTRERFTLDKGLSEAVQEVFIKLYNKGLIYRGEYIINWDPKTKTALSDIEVIHQDVQGAFYHMRYPLTDGTGSIEIATTRPETMLGDTAVAVHPEDERYKHLIGKTVTLPIVGREIEIIADDYVDMEFGSGAVKITPAHDPNDFEIGNRHNLERVLVMNEDGSMNERAGKYKDMDRFECRKEIVKDLQEMGVLFEIEDHLHSVGHSERSGAVVEPYLSTQWFVKMKPLAEASIDLQKGEGKVNFVPNRFENTYLRWMENIHDWCISRQLWWGHRIPAWYHKETGEVHVGNEAPEDIENWKQDEDVLDTWFSSALWPFSTMGWPDLDNEEFKRYYPTNALITGYDIIAFWVSRMIFQALEFTGERPFEDVLIHGLVRDSEGRKMSKSLDNGIDPMEVIEKYGADALRYTLSTGASPGQDIRFSMDKVESNWNFANKIWNASRFALMNMDGMTYDEIDLSGEKSVADTWILTRLNETIEQVTNLADKYEFGEVGRSLYTFIWDDFCDWYIEMAKLPLYGEDEAAKKMTRSVLAYVLDNTMRLLHPFMPFITEEIWQNLPHEGESITIAPWPTVDESLSDKERASEMKLLMDIIRSVRNIRAEVNTPMSKEVPLYISTRDDKTAEIFETNRKYIERFCNPKPLTIGKGIAAPGKTMSAVITGAELFLPLEGLLNIDEELARLAKELKKWESEVKLVQGKLANERFVNNAPEAVVAEERAKEKDYLEKYATVEKRMKELKEI, encoded by the coding sequence ATGTCAACTGAAGATTTATCAATGCCGACTAAATACGAACCCGGGACAATTGAAAATGGCCGTTACCAATGGTGGCTCGAAGGGAAGTACTTTGAAGCCCAACCAGAAAGCGGTAAAGAACCTTATACTATCGTCATTCCGCCGCCGAACGTTACGGGCGTACTCCATCTTGGGCATGCCTGGGATACGACACTCCAAGATATTTTAACGCGCATGAAACGCATGCAAGGGTACGACGCGTTATGGCTTCCGGGAATGGATCATGCGGGAATTGCAACTCAAGCACGTGTTGAAGCACGTCTTCGTACAGAAGGTAAATCACGCTATGATTTGGGACGCGAAAAATTCATTGAAGAAACATGGAATTGGAAAGAAGAATACGCTTCCCATATTCGTGAACAATGGGCGAAACTAGGTCTTGGCCTTGACTACACGCGCGAACGTTTTACATTAGACAAAGGATTATCGGAAGCGGTCCAAGAAGTCTTTATCAAACTTTACAATAAAGGGCTAATTTACCGCGGTGAATACATCATTAACTGGGATCCGAAAACAAAAACGGCTTTATCGGATATCGAAGTTATCCATCAAGATGTGCAGGGTGCATTCTATCATATGCGCTACCCACTAACAGATGGAACTGGCAGCATTGAAATCGCGACGACGCGTCCTGAAACGATGCTCGGCGATACTGCGGTTGCGGTTCACCCTGAAGATGAACGTTACAAACATTTAATCGGTAAAACAGTGACGCTTCCAATCGTTGGACGTGAAATTGAAATTATTGCTGACGATTACGTGGATATGGAATTCGGAAGCGGTGCGGTTAAAATCACGCCAGCGCATGATCCGAATGACTTTGAAATCGGAAACCGCCACAACCTAGAACGAGTTCTCGTGATGAACGAAGACGGATCGATGAATGAACGTGCTGGAAAATATAAAGATATGGATCGTTTTGAATGTCGTAAAGAAATCGTCAAAGATCTTCAAGAAATGGGCGTTCTATTTGAAATCGAAGACCATCTCCACTCAGTCGGTCATTCAGAGCGAAGTGGCGCGGTAGTTGAGCCGTACCTATCAACACAATGGTTCGTTAAAATGAAACCACTTGCGGAAGCGTCGATCGACCTTCAAAAAGGCGAAGGAAAAGTCAATTTCGTTCCGAATCGTTTTGAAAACACATACCTCAGATGGATGGAAAACATCCACGACTGGTGCATTTCACGCCAACTTTGGTGGGGCCACCGAATTCCAGCTTGGTACCATAAAGAGACCGGTGAAGTTCATGTTGGCAATGAAGCGCCAGAGGACATAGAAAATTGGAAACAAGATGAAGATGTCCTAGATACATGGTTCTCATCTGCACTATGGCCGTTTTCAACAATGGGTTGGCCTGATTTGGACAATGAAGAATTCAAACGTTACTACCCGACAAATGCACTTATTACAGGGTATGATATTATCGCATTCTGGGTGTCACGCATGATTTTCCAAGCACTCGAATTTACAGGAGAACGTCCATTTGAAGACGTTTTAATACACGGTCTCGTTCGAGATTCTGAAGGAAGAAAAATGTCGAAATCACTCGACAACGGAATTGATCCGATGGAAGTCATCGAGAAATACGGTGCCGATGCACTTCGTTACACACTTTCAACAGGCGCATCACCGGGGCAGGATATCCGATTCTCCATGGATAAAGTCGAATCCAATTGGAACTTCGCCAATAAAATCTGGAACGCATCCCGTTTCGCATTGATGAATATGGACGGAATGACATACGATGAAATCGATTTATCCGGCGAGAAATCAGTCGCAGACACATGGATCTTAACTCGTTTGAATGAAACCATCGAGCAAGTAACAAATCTAGCCGATAAATATGAGTTCGGCGAAGTAGGCCGCTCACTCTACACATTCATTTGGGATGACTTCTGTGACTGGTACATCGAAATGGCGAAGTTGCCATTATACGGTGAAGATGAAGCAGCGAAAAAGATGACGCGTTCAGTACTCGCATATGTCCTTGACAATACGATGCGTCTACTGCACCCGTTCATGCCATTCATCACCGAAGAAATCTGGCAGAACCTCCCACACGAAGGCGAATCAATCACAATCGCGCCGTGGCCGACGGTTGATGAATCATTGTCCGATAAAGAACGTGCTTCTGAAATGAAATTGCTAATGGACATCATTCGATCCGTTCGAAACATCCGTGCAGAAGTGAACACGCCAATGAGTAAAGAAGTTCCGCTCTATATTTCAACAAGAGACGACAAAACAGCCGAGATTTTCGAAACGAACAGAAAATACATCGAACGTTTCTGTAATCCAAAACCATTAACAATCGGTAAAGGAATCGCAGCGCCAGGCAAAACAATGTCAGCCGTCATCACAGGCGCAGAATTATTCTTACCACTAGAAGGCTTGTTAAATATTGATGAAGAACTAGCTCGTTTAGCAAAAGAGTTAAAGAAATGGGAAAGTGAAGTCAAACTTGTCCAAGGCAAACTCGCGAATGAACGATTTGTGAATAATGCACCAGAAGCAGTTGTAGCTGAAGAACGTGCTAAGGAAAAGGATTATCTTGAGAAATATGCGACTGTAGAGAAGCGTATGAAGGAATTGAAGGAGATTTAA
- the hemC gene encoding hydroxymethylbilane synthase produces the protein MRKIIVGSRRSNLAMTQTKWFIEQLKEAGVPFEFEIKEIVTKGDQILDVMLSKVGGKGLFVKEIQQALLNKEIDFAVHSLKDMPAELPEELIIGCIPPRVDARDAFISNGHVKFLDLPVGAVVGTSSLRRSSQLLLLRPDLEIKWIRGNIETRMRRLRDGEYDAILLAAAGMKRVGWDDDVVTEYMSVEDCIPAVGQGALAIECRVDDKELLAELAKVSDDKTWKEIDAERTFLSEMNGSCQVPIAGYAQYDGTNIHFTGYIASPDATQVFKDSVVHSDPVEAGKQVAKTLRAEGAGDVIEKVMAEMNEGK, from the coding sequence ATGAGAAAAATCATCGTAGGTTCGAGAAGAAGTAATTTAGCCATGACACAAACAAAATGGTTTATTGAACAACTGAAAGAGGCGGGCGTGCCATTCGAATTTGAAATCAAAGAAATTGTGACAAAAGGTGATCAAATCCTTGACGTCATGCTATCCAAAGTAGGCGGTAAGGGACTTTTCGTAAAAGAAATTCAACAAGCGCTTCTCAATAAAGAAATCGATTTTGCTGTACATAGCTTAAAAGACATGCCGGCTGAATTACCTGAAGAACTCATCATCGGCTGCATTCCACCGCGCGTTGATGCACGTGATGCATTCATTTCAAATGGCCATGTGAAGTTTTTAGACCTGCCAGTAGGCGCGGTTGTCGGTACGTCAAGCCTACGTCGTAGTTCACAATTACTGTTGCTACGTCCTGATTTAGAGATCAAATGGATTCGCGGAAACATTGAAACACGCATGAGAAGATTGCGCGATGGTGAATATGACGCGATTTTACTAGCAGCTGCGGGCATGAAACGTGTCGGTTGGGATGACGATGTTGTGACTGAATATATGTCCGTAGAAGATTGCATTCCAGCTGTCGGTCAAGGGGCATTGGCCATCGAATGCCGCGTGGACGATAAAGAATTATTGGCTGAACTTGCAAAAGTTTCGGATGATAAAACATGGAAAGAAATTGATGCGGAACGTACATTTTTATCGGAAATGAACGGTTCTTGCCAAGTTCCGATTGCTGGATATGCGCAGTATGACGGAACAAATATCCACTTTACGGGATACATCGCTTCACCAGATGCTACTCAAGTATTTAAAGATAGCGTTGTTCACTCGGATCCAGTTGAAGCAGGGAAGCAAGTTGCAAAAACACTACGTGCTGAAGGTGCCGGGGATGTTATAGAGAAAGTGATGGCCGAGATGAATGAAGGAAAGTGA
- the ccsA gene encoding cytochrome c biogenesis protein CcsA, translating to MADITMTRLHEWMVILYAFSLVFYFIDYLNKDKIAHRVAFWILTVVYAMQTTSLILFIVETRRFPILSLFEGIYFYAWLLITVSILLHLFSKPSYMVFFLNVIGFIFMTIHTFARTQIKQSPIGDALISELLFIHITFAIMSYVAFAISFVYAILYLLLYKILKKRKWSKQFVRLPSLQQTATGMKVGVIIGIPLLMISLILGTQWAHLVLNEWSFFDFKIVSSFLILILYILVLLAMHTGRLRGNNSAWANIFVFLFVIINFFLGSTLSGFHFWV from the coding sequence TTGGCTGATATCACGATGACGAGGCTGCACGAATGGATGGTCATCTTGTATGCGTTCAGTCTTGTCTTTTATTTCATTGACTATTTAAATAAAGATAAAATCGCGCACCGAGTCGCTTTTTGGATACTGACCGTTGTGTATGCGATGCAAACAACTTCATTAATCCTATTTATTGTTGAAACGAGACGCTTTCCGATATTATCATTATTTGAAGGAATTTATTTTTATGCTTGGCTATTAATAACGGTATCTATTTTGCTGCATTTATTTTCAAAGCCAAGTTATATGGTGTTTTTCCTTAATGTTATCGGCTTCATTTTCATGACGATTCATACATTTGCCAGAACGCAAATCAAGCAATCGCCAATTGGAGATGCTCTAATATCAGAACTTCTTTTCATTCACATTACATTCGCGATTATGTCCTATGTCGCTTTTGCGATATCATTTGTCTATGCGATTTTGTATTTATTATTATATAAAATATTGAAAAAGCGGAAATGGTCGAAACAATTTGTTCGATTACCGTCGCTTCAACAAACCGCGACAGGCATGAAAGTCGGCGTCATTATCGGTATTCCATTACTGATGATTAGCCTAATTCTTGGAACACAATGGGCGCATCTCGTGTTGAATGAGTGGTCTTTCTTTGACTTTAAGATTGTTAGCTCGTTTTTAATCCTGATTTTGTATATTCTTGTTTTATTGGCCATGCATACAGGTAGACTGAGAGGAAATAACAGCGCATGGGCGAATATATTTGTATTCCTCTTTGTTATTATTAATTTCTTTCTGGGCAGCACATTGTCCGGATTCCATTTTTGGGTTTAA
- the hemA gene encoding glutamyl-tRNA reductase, translated as MHTIVVGVNHRTAPVEIREKLAFVETELAEAMQTLQQQKSILENTIISTCNRTEIYAVVDQLHTGRYYVKRFLADWFNVPMESFEAHLVINENDKAIEHLMKVAAGMDSMVLGETQILGQVRDSFLEAQSIGVTGTVFNELFKQAVTFSKRAHSETDIGANAVSISYAAVELGKQIFGSLNHKHIAILGAGEMGELALQNLQGSGAEKVTVLNRTFSTAEEIAKKFGGVAKPISELQCALLEADILITSTSATKFVIDYDLMKNVEKMRRGNPIFLIDIAVPRDLDPKIGEIPNVFLYDIDDLQGIVDANLAEREKAAEKIGLLIEGQIVEFNEWLATLGVVPVITALREKALRIQGTTMESMLNKIPDLTEREKKVLSKHTKSIINQLLRDPILQVKEMAMDPKSAEKIALFQQIFGIDEEVEKEKEELARLAQKRLAARSEDHLSSEPDLSF; from the coding sequence GTGCATACAATCGTAGTAGGTGTTAACCATCGAACTGCACCTGTTGAAATAAGAGAGAAGTTGGCGTTTGTTGAAACAGAATTGGCAGAAGCCATGCAAACGTTGCAACAACAAAAAAGTATTTTAGAAAACACAATCATATCGACTTGTAATAGAACTGAAATCTATGCAGTGGTCGATCAATTGCATACAGGACGTTATTATGTAAAGCGCTTTTTAGCGGATTGGTTCAATGTGCCAATGGAATCATTCGAGGCTCACCTCGTTATCAATGAGAATGATAAAGCGATCGAGCATTTAATGAAAGTGGCCGCGGGAATGGATTCAATGGTGCTCGGCGAAACGCAAATTTTGGGACAAGTCCGTGATAGTTTCCTCGAAGCGCAGTCTATTGGCGTTACAGGGACTGTTTTTAATGAGCTGTTTAAACAAGCTGTAACATTTTCTAAACGCGCGCATTCAGAAACAGACATCGGTGCAAATGCTGTGTCGATTTCTTATGCGGCAGTCGAACTTGGAAAACAAATATTCGGTTCATTGAATCACAAGCATATTGCGATACTTGGTGCGGGTGAAATGGGCGAACTGGCTCTCCAGAATTTACAAGGTAGCGGTGCTGAAAAAGTAACTGTTTTGAACCGTACATTTTCAACTGCTGAAGAAATCGCCAAGAAATTTGGTGGCGTCGCGAAACCAATCAGCGAGTTACAATGCGCTTTATTGGAAGCGGACATTCTAATTACTTCAACATCGGCGACAAAATTCGTTATTGATTACGATTTAATGAAAAACGTTGAGAAAATGCGCCGTGGCAATCCGATATTCTTAATCGATATCGCGGTGCCGAGAGATCTCGACCCGAAAATTGGCGAGATTCCGAATGTGTTTCTTTATGATATAGATGATTTACAAGGAATTGTCGATGCGAATCTTGCGGAACGTGAAAAAGCTGCGGAGAAAATCGGCTTGTTGATTGAAGGACAAATTGTCGAGTTTAATGAATGGCTCGCGACGCTTGGTGTCGTTCCGGTAATCACTGCACTCCGTGAAAAGGCACTTCGCATTCAAGGAACAACGATGGAAAGCATGTTGAATAAAATTCCGGATTTAACAGAGCGCGAGAAGAAAGTATTAAGCAAACATACAAAGTCGATTATCAACCAACTGTTAAGAGATCCAATCTTGCAAGTAAAAGAAATGGCGATGGATCCTAAATCAGCTGAAAAAATTGCGCTATTCCAACAGATTTTTGGAATCGATGAAGAAGTTGAAAAGGAAAAAGAGGAATTGGCCAGACTAGCACAAAAGCGGCTAGCGGCTAGGTCGGAAGATCATCTTTCCTCGGAACCTGATTTGTCATTTTGA
- the yihA gene encoding ribosome biogenesis GTP-binding protein YihA/YsxC, with the protein MKVNNVEMIMSAVRPEQYPTEGYPEFALAGRSNVGKSSFINKMIGRKSLARTSSKPGKTQTLNFYKIEEQLFFVDVPGYGYAQVSKSSREAWGKMIETYLVEREILKAVVQIIDLRHPPTKDDKIMYEFLVHYQLPAIIIGTKADKIPKGSWNKHKKIIRENLNMRPEDPLIVFSSEKGIGMDEAWGEIKKRM; encoded by the coding sequence ATGAAAGTGAATAACGTTGAAATGATCATGAGTGCAGTCAGACCGGAACAATATCCGACTGAAGGTTATCCGGAATTTGCACTCGCTGGTCGTTCAAATGTAGGGAAGTCGTCATTCATCAATAAGATGATTGGACGCAAAAGCCTTGCGCGTACATCATCTAAACCGGGAAAAACACAAACGTTAAATTTCTATAAAATAGAAGAACAATTGTTTTTCGTCGATGTGCCCGGATACGGTTACGCGCAAGTGTCTAAATCCTCGCGTGAAGCGTGGGGGAAAATGATTGAAACATATTTGGTTGAAAGAGAAATCTTAAAAGCGGTTGTTCAAATTATCGATTTGCGTCATCCGCCGACCAAGGATGACAAAATCATGTATGAGTTTTTAGTTCATTACCAACTACCGGCAATTATTATCGGAACAAAAGCCGATAAAATTCCAAAAGGCAGCTGGAATAAACATAAAAAGATCATTCGCGAGAACCTCAACATGCGTCCTGAAGATCCACTGATTGTTTTTTCATCTGAAAAAGGGATTGGGATGGATGAGGCGTGGGGCGAAATTAAAAAAAGAATGTAA
- the hemB gene encoding porphobilinogen synthase, translating to MLRLDKLNFRRNRRLRNSGTLRSMVRETVLQKEDFIYPIFVVEGDDIKNAVESMPGVYQLSLDHLAAEVDEVVSLGIPSIILFGVPKKKDAVGTEAYADEGIVQQATRFVKERHPDLVVIADTCLCQYTDHGHCGVIEDGYVLNDQSLELLTKTAISQAEAGADIIAPSNMMDGFVAAIRRGLDEAGFVNIPIMSYAVKYASAYYGPFRDAAHSSPQSGDRKTYQMDPANRLEAIREAEADVEEGADFLIVKPALSYLDIMRDVKNNFTLPVVAYNVSGEYAMVKAAAQNGWINEQEIVIETLTSMKRAGADLIMTYHAKDAAKWLEGK from the coding sequence ATGTTACGTTTGGATAAATTAAATTTCCGTCGAAATAGACGGTTGCGTAATTCTGGAACACTACGTTCGATGGTAAGGGAAACAGTTTTACAAAAAGAAGATTTCATCTATCCGATTTTTGTCGTCGAAGGTGACGATATTAAAAATGCAGTTGAATCGATGCCGGGCGTCTATCAATTGTCGCTGGATCATCTAGCTGCCGAAGTGGATGAAGTGGTATCGCTTGGAATCCCGTCGATTATATTGTTCGGTGTTCCGAAAAAGAAAGACGCAGTGGGGACTGAAGCGTATGCAGATGAAGGAATCGTTCAACAAGCAACTCGTTTTGTGAAAGAACGTCATCCGGATCTCGTCGTGATTGCGGACACTTGTCTTTGCCAATATACAGATCACGGGCATTGCGGCGTCATTGAAGACGGCTATGTATTGAATGACCAGTCGCTTGAACTATTGACGAAAACGGCAATTAGCCAAGCGGAAGCCGGTGCGGACATTATCGCGCCGTCGAATATGATGGACGGATTTGTCGCGGCAATTCGCCGTGGGCTTGATGAGGCAGGATTTGTCAACATCCCGATTATGTCGTATGCAGTCAAATATGCATCCGCTTATTACGGACCGTTCCGCGATGCGGCGCATTCATCACCTCAATCCGGAGACCGTAAAACCTATCAAATGGACCCGGCAAACCGACTTGAAGCAATTCGTGAAGCAGAAGCAGATGTGGAGGAAGGCGCAGATTTCTTAATCGTTAAACCGGCGCTTTCGTATCTTGATATCATGCGCGATGTGAAAAACAACTTCACTTTGCCAGTCGTTGCTTACAATGTGAGCGGGGAATACGCGATGGTGAAAGCGGCAGCGCAAAATGGTTGGATAAACGAACAAGAAATTGTGATTGAAACATTAACAAGTATGAAACGTGCAGGTGCGGACTTAATTATGACGTACCATGCAAAAGATGCAGCTAAATGGTTGGAGGGAAAATAA
- the hemL gene encoding glutamate-1-semialdehyde 2,1-aminomutase: MEKNYTNSKQAFEKAVDLMPGGVNSPVRAFKSVNMDPIFMQSGKGAMITDIDGNEYIDYVLSWGPLILGHSDPDVVEGIKRVAETGSSFGAPTLAENELAELVIDRVPSMEMVRMVSSGTEATMSALRLARGVTGRNIILKFEGCYHGHGDSLLIKAGSGVATLGLPDSPGVPESIARNTVTVAYNDLESVKVAIDEFGDDLAAIIVEPVAGNMGVVPPQPGFLEGLRELTSENGSMLIFDEVMTGFRVGYNCAQGHFDVQPDITCLGKVIGGGLPVGAYGASREIMENIAPAGTVYQAGTLSGNPLAMTAGIETLKKLTPASYDHFMKLGDQLEAGFRAAAEKYNIPHTVNRAGSMIGFFFTNEDVINYDKARTSDLELFADYYRLMAEEGIFLPPSQFEGMFISTAHTEEHIAKTVEAFHTVFEKLAR; the protein is encoded by the coding sequence TTGGAAAAAAATTATACGAACTCGAAACAAGCGTTTGAAAAAGCAGTAGACTTAATGCCGGGCGGAGTTAACTCGCCGGTACGCGCATTTAAATCGGTGAATATGGATCCGATTTTCATGCAAAGTGGTAAAGGTGCAATGATTACGGATATTGACGGCAATGAATACATCGACTACGTTCTTTCGTGGGGCCCGCTTATTTTAGGCCACTCGGATCCGGATGTTGTTGAAGGTATCAAGCGTGTTGCAGAAACGGGTTCAAGTTTCGGTGCGCCGACATTGGCTGAAAATGAACTTGCAGAACTCGTTATCGACCGCGTACCATCGATGGAAATGGTACGTATGGTGTCATCGGGAACGGAAGCGACGATGAGTGCACTTCGTTTAGCACGAGGCGTTACAGGTCGTAATATTATTTTGAAATTTGAAGGATGCTACCACGGACACGGCGACTCTCTGCTGATTAAAGCAGGTTCTGGTGTCGCGACACTAGGACTTCCAGACAGCCCGGGCGTTCCAGAATCCATTGCAAGAAACACAGTCACGGTTGCTTACAATGATCTTGAAAGCGTGAAAGTTGCCATCGATGAGTTCGGTGACGATCTTGCAGCAATCATTGTTGAGCCTGTTGCTGGAAATATGGGTGTTGTCCCACCGCAACCAGGATTCCTAGAAGGTCTCCGCGAATTAACTAGCGAAAATGGGTCAATGCTAATTTTCGATGAAGTTATGACAGGTTTCCGCGTTGGTTACAACTGTGCACAAGGACATTTTGATGTTCAACCAGATATTACTTGTCTCGGTAAAGTAATTGGCGGCGGACTACCAGTTGGCGCATACGGTGCGTCAAGAGAAATCATGGAAAACATCGCGCCGGCAGGAACTGTTTACCAAGCAGGTACGTTGTCAGGTAACCCACTTGCAATGACTGCGGGTATTGAAACGTTGAAAAAGTTAACACCAGCATCTTATGATCATTTCATGAAGCTAGGCGACCAACTTGAAGCTGGTTTCCGCGCGGCGGCTGAAAAGTATAATATCCCGCACACAGTAAACCGTGCAGGATCGATGATTGGTTTCTTCTTCACGAATGAGGATGTCATCAATTATGACAAAGCTAGAACATCAGATCTTGAATTGTTTGCAGATTACTATCGTCTAATGGCGGAAGAAGGCATTTTCTTGCCGCCTTCACAATTCGAAGGCATGTTCATCTCAACAGCGCATACTGAGGAACATATTGCGAAAACGGTTGAAGCGTTCCATACTGTGTTTGAAAAGTTAGCTCGATAA